The following proteins are encoded in a genomic region of Thermococcus pacificus:
- a CDS encoding 60S ribosomal export protein NMD3 produces MGERFCYRCGISESEGGPLIEGLCQVCYRKENPVLLIEGEVNTELCQNCGSYKKRGVWVDPQSYELDELIFEVADNALMEALEDSLSDKTREYEVVSMEELDEVDDLPLGRAVIAFQPVDWHIEYFPAIITYEVRVKARTHELQRELHDERTHVTVYVRQTVCPRCSRFLGGYFEAILQVRADGRPLTHEERKVIGKLVEEKVDEIMQKDRMGFIQDTIEKEEGLDFYMGSTSSARKLAQAIKERFGGTISEAYELVGVDRQTSRETYRTSVSIRIPKFRRGDIVADKRGNVYEVEKVDGRGLSLRNLATEESEHLTWKTVKREELDTVEHEKSEAMVTSITPNEVQLMDMRTYETYELERPKMNLKEGEIYNMVEVKGRRYFLSKKE; encoded by the coding sequence ATGGGAGAGAGGTTCTGTTACCGGTGTGGAATAAGCGAGAGCGAGGGAGGTCCGCTCATCGAGGGGCTCTGTCAGGTGTGCTACCGCAAGGAGAACCCCGTACTGCTCATCGAGGGCGAGGTAAACACCGAGCTCTGCCAGAACTGCGGGAGCTACAAGAAGAGGGGAGTTTGGGTTGATCCTCAGAGCTACGAGCTCGATGAGCTGATATTCGAGGTCGCCGACAACGCGCTCATGGAAGCCCTAGAAGACTCCCTGAGCGATAAAACCAGGGAGTACGAGGTCGTTTCGATGGAGGAGCTCGACGAGGTGGATGACCTCCCCCTGGGAAGGGCCGTCATTGCCTTCCAGCCCGTTGACTGGCACATCGAGTACTTCCCCGCGATAATAACCTACGAGGTTCGCGTTAAGGCAAGAACCCACGAACTCCAGAGGGAGCTTCACGACGAGAGGACGCACGTTACCGTCTACGTCCGCCAGACCGTCTGCCCCCGCTGTTCGAGGTTCCTGGGAGGATACTTTGAAGCCATTCTCCAGGTCCGCGCCGACGGAAGACCTCTGACCCACGAAGAGCGGAAGGTCATCGGTAAGCTCGTGGAGGAAAAGGTCGATGAAATAATGCAGAAGGACAGGATGGGCTTCATTCAGGACACCATAGAGAAGGAAGAGGGTCTGGACTTCTACATGGGCTCCACCTCCAGCGCGAGAAAGCTCGCCCAGGCCATAAAGGAGCGCTTTGGGGGGACAATAAGCGAGGCATACGAGCTGGTCGGCGTCGACAGGCAGACGAGCAGAGAAACGTACAGGACGAGCGTGAGCATCAGGATACCGAAGTTCCGGAGGGGCGACATAGTGGCCGATAAGCGCGGCAACGTCTACGAGGTCGAGAAGGTGGACGGAAGGGGCCTCTCGCTGAGGAACCTGGCCACCGAGGAGAGTGAGCACTTGACATGGAAGACCGTCAAAAGGGAGGAACTCGATACGGTTGAGCACGAGAAGAGCGAGGCCATGGTGACCAGCATTACCCCTAACGAGGTTCAGCTCATGGACATGAGAACCTACGAGACCTACGAGCTTGAGAGGCCCAAGATGAACCTCAAAGAGGGGGAGATCTACAACATGGTCGAGGTTAAGGGGAGGAGATACTTCCTGTCAAAGAAGGAGTGA
- a CDS encoding DUF424 domain-containing protein — MIYVKIYRVQGEVLLAACDEELLGKTFREGELKLEVKERFYKGELVEEDALENLLEEATIANLTGERCVSKAIELGYVDEERVLYIDGVPHAQMARLFL; from the coding sequence ATGATATACGTTAAAATCTACCGAGTTCAGGGTGAAGTCCTTCTGGCGGCATGCGACGAGGAACTGCTTGGAAAGACTTTCCGCGAGGGCGAGCTGAAGCTTGAGGTCAAGGAGCGCTTCTACAAAGGTGAACTCGTGGAGGAGGATGCACTGGAAAACCTCCTTGAGGAAGCTACCATAGCCAACCTCACCGGGGAGCGTTGCGTCTCTAAGGCGATCGAACTCGGCTACGTCGATGAGGAAAGAGTGCTTTACATAGATGGGGTCCCCCACGCCCAGATGGCCAGGCTGTTTCTCTGA
- a CDS encoding S8 family peptidase translates to MNRKALSLLIVAVMVLSIVPVMLPEISVSAASADNLKDTPTSVASSTTNTNFVKGEALQKEIQRILQTSDRTVRLIVAPDREHAMEVYNALKDLGRIDPISRPEYQFIVIEMPVSNVEKLADIPGILHVWKDRMVKLQEPVSPEENVLAESPAKESPKLPDMFMSVFTINAYNVWDNYGIYGDNVIVAILDTGIDVAHPFLQTTLDGRPKIIHIKDMSDEGMVEIYHTTTTVSGGVISVNKDVTVYWGAYANYYGHDPITTYHMGDYVVGSISGDVYYLGLLPERYFDLNNFSGVPNDPYGFGLFGDLSDVYPVLIVNQSGNLFAYIDFNLNNDFTDEEPMGIYDLTRDYVVVSTTNVTVAFEGFYGNVAYFMWDAHGHGTHVSGTVAGVGLPSDPVFYGVYGVAPNAQLMEYKVLPGEQGFGRTSWIINGMIEATLDGADVISMSLGGGGEINDGLETPEIFYVNLLSDYYGVVFAIAAGNEGPTTNSVHAPGDSDLAITVGNYWESERWELLYGLPGVANGPAMGSSRGPRDDGLLDPDVMAPGTDIFSSLPMWYTVLYEDPYRYYGFWSGTSMATPHVSGAVALMISYAKARGIPYDPIMIKRALELSAKPTNQTLVDQGFGLIQVDKAIAKLEELSQEPSIYIFAGTTFTSFKNPIEVPLIPISQAYVDFNGYFQSVFGFPYLYRGVYIRDEFPGSVPIYFSPLEYWQGWGLGYVFENKMYTISTNVDWIIPNTTEVTIHGADARYIEDLMGQFSISIDYSRLQKSGTYVGLVYIDDPDTSYIDGYVPVIVDIPLNRNGELSATISDTANPGETKHYFFNVPRGTKELRITLRIPTDSEGTPMGRVKLVIARPLGEVVYDGVPGYLYAGPGGPLEYTWIVENPVEGNWEITAYVSVSSYASTGYEKAHYEIEVMTSDVEMNPELIVKDIAEPGTINVQAQVINNYETFNAEPVGYGMGRLDIAEGTMSQVGQDEVDIVGYAGVDPTTYFLKMGITDPEDPAADLDLYVAYYTTYEQMVNDLQDGYINDYTTLYTDQIGPTSEEVLELFMPDPGYYLVYVYGYDTAGHDKITYTFYYQILGDSGDISIQSEPFEFMKGAKETLEASVSISDEGTYLGIIGLRNSDTGEILSYAPIIIQAGKPSMTMVFSTNATIGKGSVIKIKFIDPVTDEPIKGETKVVVNGVPYYTDDGTLTVYYVPKHLEETFTINAINSQYQDIETQIAVKAKEPFDSTIEYTTRITPKVISGFGQVASYETYGNRLRITVDGPSGYEGYVLVPLPYSSGYAKVEGEGVVDYYYEVGSMATYLIVKVKYGSPVTFTVDFVPVKPAVSGINYFYYSRYLRLNQTFTELYQKAVELGVDNETLQMALNYQQAAEAWYKEGLEYMNPMATSSGVLAMIRFRRAYVSIQDAIRILEKAVEELQAS, encoded by the coding sequence ATGAATAGGAAGGCGTTAAGCCTTTTAATCGTGGCAGTAATGGTCCTTTCAATAGTGCCAGTGATGCTTCCTGAAATATCGGTGTCTGCTGCTTCAGCCGATAATCTCAAAGACACCCCGACTTCAGTGGCTAGTTCAACTACTAATACTAACTTTGTTAAAGGGGAGGCGCTCCAAAAAGAGATCCAGAGAATCTTGCAGACTAGCGACCGGACTGTAAGGCTGATAGTAGCCCCAGACAGGGAGCACGCAATGGAAGTTTATAACGCCCTCAAGGATCTTGGAAGGATAGACCCAATAAGCAGGCCTGAGTACCAGTTCATCGTCATTGAGATGCCTGTGAGCAACGTTGAGAAACTTGCAGATATACCAGGCATTCTACACGTCTGGAAAGATAGGATGGTAAAACTCCAGGAACCAGTCTCCCCGGAGGAGAATGTTTTGGCGGAGTCCCCCGCAAAGGAGTCTCCTAAGTTGCCCGACATGTTCATGAGCGTCTTTACAATAAACGCGTACAACGTCTGGGACAACTATGGAATTTACGGGGATAACGTTATCGTCGCAATCCTCGACACTGGTATCGACGTTGCTCATCCATTCCTTCAGACGACCCTCGATGGAAGGCCAAAGATTATTCACATTAAGGACATGAGCGACGAGGGAATGGTAGAGATTTATCACACCACCACAACGGTTTCGGGCGGTGTCATATCAGTAAACAAGGACGTTACTGTTTACTGGGGCGCCTATGCGAATTATTACGGCCACGATCCCATAACTACCTATCACATGGGCGACTATGTAGTGGGCTCAATATCTGGGGACGTGTACTATCTTGGACTGCTCCCTGAGAGGTATTTTGACCTAAATAACTTCAGTGGAGTTCCCAACGATCCCTATGGCTTCGGGCTCTTTGGAGATCTCAGTGACGTATATCCGGTCCTTATAGTCAACCAAAGTGGAAACCTCTTTGCCTATATTGACTTCAACCTCAATAACGACTTCACCGATGAGGAGCCCATGGGCATCTACGACCTCACGAGGGACTACGTTGTTGTTAGCACCACGAATGTTACAGTTGCTTTCGAGGGCTTCTACGGCAATGTGGCTTACTTCATGTGGGACGCCCATGGTCACGGAACCCACGTAAGCGGTACCGTTGCGGGCGTTGGTCTGCCCAGCGACCCGGTGTTCTATGGTGTCTACGGAGTTGCCCCCAACGCCCAGCTCATGGAGTACAAGGTCCTCCCAGGAGAACAGGGATTCGGAAGGACTAGCTGGATAATCAACGGAATGATCGAGGCCACGCTCGATGGAGCGGACGTAATTAGTATGTCCCTCGGTGGAGGCGGGGAGATAAACGACGGCCTTGAGACTCCAGAGATATTCTATGTTAACCTGCTCAGTGACTACTATGGCGTGGTGTTCGCGATAGCGGCGGGCAACGAAGGGCCAACAACCAACAGCGTCCACGCTCCGGGTGACAGTGACCTAGCAATCACAGTTGGCAACTACTGGGAGAGCGAGCGCTGGGAGCTTCTCTACGGCCTGCCGGGAGTTGCCAACGGCCCGGCTATGGGCTCCAGCAGGGGACCGAGGGACGATGGTCTCCTCGATCCAGATGTTATGGCGCCTGGAACAGACATATTCTCCAGCCTGCCGATGTGGTACACGGTTCTCTATGAAGACCCCTATAGGTACTATGGCTTCTGGAGCGGCACCTCAATGGCCACCCCACACGTCAGCGGTGCCGTTGCCCTGATGATAAGCTACGCCAAGGCAAGGGGCATACCCTACGACCCGATCATGATAAAGCGGGCCCTTGAGCTAAGCGCCAAGCCAACGAACCAAACTTTGGTTGACCAAGGCTTTGGTTTGATTCAGGTGGACAAGGCCATAGCCAAGCTTGAGGAGCTCAGTCAGGAGCCGAGCATATACATATTCGCTGGCACGACCTTTACAAGCTTCAAGAACCCCATCGAGGTTCCGCTCATACCAATATCCCAGGCTTATGTCGACTTCAACGGCTACTTCCAGAGCGTCTTCGGATTCCCGTACCTCTACAGGGGAGTCTACATAAGGGACGAGTTCCCCGGAAGCGTCCCAATATACTTCTCACCACTTGAATATTGGCAGGGATGGGGACTCGGGTACGTCTTTGAGAACAAGATGTACACGATAAGCACAAACGTTGACTGGATCATCCCGAACACAACGGAGGTAACCATACACGGTGCAGACGCTAGGTACATAGAGGACCTCATGGGGCAGTTCTCCATCAGCATAGACTACTCCAGGCTCCAGAAGAGTGGAACGTACGTAGGTCTCGTTTACATAGACGATCCTGACACCAGCTACATCGACGGTTACGTCCCGGTTATTGTAGACATTCCGCTCAACAGGAATGGAGAACTCAGTGCCACGATCTCTGACACGGCCAATCCAGGTGAGACCAAACACTACTTCTTCAACGTACCCCGTGGGACCAAGGAACTCCGTATTACCCTCAGAATACCCACTGATAGTGAGGGCACTCCAATGGGAAGAGTCAAGCTCGTCATTGCTAGGCCGCTCGGTGAGGTTGTTTACGACGGCGTTCCGGGTTACCTCTACGCCGGTCCAGGTGGGCCACTTGAGTACACATGGATCGTCGAGAACCCCGTTGAAGGAAATTGGGAAATAACAGCCTATGTAAGTGTTAGCTCGTACGCCAGCACCGGATACGAAAAGGCACATTACGAAATTGAAGTCATGACCAGTGATGTGGAGATGAATCCAGAGTTGATAGTAAAGGACATAGCAGAACCAGGAACTATTAACGTCCAAGCTCAGGTTATCAATAACTACGAAACCTTTAATGCTGAGCCTGTGGGGTATGGAATGGGAAGGCTCGATATCGCTGAAGGCACGATGAGTCAGGTAGGCCAAGATGAAGTGGATATAGTTGGATATGCAGGTGTAGACCCGACAACATACTTCCTGAAGATGGGGATAACAGACCCAGAAGATCCAGCTGCTGACTTGGATCTCTACGTTGCATATTACACAACATACGAACAGATGGTTAATGATCTGCAAGATGGGTACATTAACGATTATACTACCTTATATACTGACCAAATAGGGCCAACTAGTGAGGAAGTTCTTGAACTATTCATGCCCGACCCAGGGTACTATCTTGTATACGTCTACGGATACGACACAGCTGGTCACGACAAGATAACCTACACGTTCTACTACCAAATCCTCGGGGACAGCGGTGATATAAGTATTCAGAGCGAACCTTTCGAATTCATGAAAGGCGCCAAAGAAACTCTTGAAGCGTCAGTCTCGATATCTGACGAAGGCACTTACTTGGGAATTATTGGCCTTAGAAACTCCGACACTGGGGAGATTTTAAGTTACGCCCCGATCATAATTCAGGCAGGAAAACCAAGCATGACAATGGTCTTTTCAACAAATGCCACTATTGGCAAGGGATCTGTAATAAAAATAAAGTTCATTGACCCCGTAACAGATGAACCCATAAAAGGAGAGACAAAAGTGGTAGTAAATGGGGTCCCATATTACACAGACGATGGTACTCTGACAGTTTACTATGTGCCTAAGCATCTAGAGGAGACATTCACGATAAACGCAATTAATTCCCAGTACCAGGACATTGAGACACAAATAGCAGTAAAAGCTAAGGAGCCGTTTGATAGTACCATTGAATACACTACTAGGATAACTCCAAAAGTCATTTCCGGATTCGGTCAAGTTGCCTCCTACGAAACCTATGGAAATCGCCTCAGGATAACTGTTGATGGCCCCAGTGGATACGAGGGATACGTGCTTGTGCCACTACCATACAGCAGCGGTTACGCTAAAGTTGAGGGAGAGGGGGTAGTTGACTATTACTACGAAGTTGGCAGTATGGCAACGTATCTAATCGTTAAAGTCAAGTATGGCTCACCAGTTACGTTTACAGTGGACTTTGTGCCAGTTAAGCCAGCGGTGAGCGGCATTAACTACTTCTACTACAGCAGGTATCTCAGACTCAACCAGACTTTCACGGAGCTTTACCAGAAGGCGGTAGAGCTCGGTGTTGACAACGAGACACTTCAGATGGCACTTAACTACCAGCAAGCTGCAGAGGCATGGTACAAGGAGGGCCTTGAATACATGAACCCAATGGCGACTTCGAGTGGAGTACTGGCCATGATCCGCTTCAGGAGAGCATATGTCAGTATACAAGATGCCATCAGAATCCTCGAAAAGGCCGTCGAGGAGCTCCAGGCTTCATGA
- a CDS encoding glycosyltransferase family 39 protein, with the protein MNKERLYLPMILILSFIVRLIPHRTLLLATYDEYLHRDITLRIASQGVGSISRDILSLFGLRAYSYPPLFHIIGAAFYRVFPSDYIFFVLPALYGTLAVLGFYLAFKELTGDRNRAILATTLLAFAPNFIYRTSLYIPENLGLFLFSLSMLFGLRLLKSREPSNFLLFGVVFLVYMVTHRGWLFFVLAAFFVMVSYWWGFIRRNLQYFLALAVIGIMVYTQVSFIQSTVGELALRLQRSEVSFLGYFKWIGVIQLVFGSLATPYYLKSDRIRRGFALWAWAFMLAGGVSFRFRDPYAAIPLSVMASEYILDTVIPRIGSLLRKTFEGVKGLGAEWIRKTSQKKWATSIVVLLLLSSPVVQGFYGAYKYVEAPTVSDREAYEWISQNTPENATILVWWDMGYLLIGNTKRKDVVIWKKVYQGFFGEAPTVKEASKAYFDHVVMFSSSQREWVYYLMKKYNVSYVFVDRKRYSYGLVRYGLMEYAAYDTHFKLEFCDGNSVIYRFIPEPALKMEQPFPIDYSGNYSPLVGFLEKFWTGYNYADFDSKYKAYFNLNAWIFDVYSRLYQKTGEEEFKERANWLLRWLYYKQMNNGAFPWGVPPNDYTLYTAYTLEPLIGSSFEGSERALDLLRERQKGDFFMTTPKDKKGSPLVNSMLLPLYREFGILNRTTERNVLEKALSEQKGDGSWNDNVGTTTAIASSLARYYQLTGNETVLNAVRKAAEWLAKQQGEDGKLEDEKYEYAFSRSTYVQMAYIYHVAGLKDAEELTLKFIHETFDPNKEASPLDSVITMYRYFSYAYGSDRALEMVNDLLKLHPLLEFG; encoded by the coding sequence ATGAATAAGGAACGCCTTTACCTACCCATGATTCTCATCTTGTCCTTCATCGTCAGGCTCATTCCCCACAGGACACTTCTCCTGGCAACCTACGATGAGTACCTCCACCGCGACATAACCCTGAGGATAGCGAGCCAGGGGGTCGGCTCAATCTCCCGTGACATTCTATCCCTTTTCGGCCTGAGGGCCTACAGCTATCCCCCTCTCTTCCATATAATCGGAGCCGCTTTCTACCGGGTGTTCCCCTCGGATTACATATTCTTCGTCCTGCCGGCCCTCTATGGCACGTTGGCAGTTCTGGGGTTCTATCTGGCGTTTAAGGAGCTCACCGGGGACAGGAACCGGGCAATTTTAGCTACGACCCTCCTGGCCTTTGCCCCTAACTTTATATACAGGACGAGCCTGTACATTCCAGAGAACCTGGGGCTGTTCCTTTTCTCACTTAGCATGCTCTTCGGCCTCAGGCTCCTGAAGTCAAGGGAGCCCTCAAACTTCCTCCTCTTTGGGGTAGTCTTTCTGGTTTACATGGTAACCCATAGGGGGTGGCTCTTCTTCGTTCTTGCAGCTTTCTTCGTAATGGTCTCCTACTGGTGGGGTTTCATAAGAAGGAATCTCCAGTACTTCCTGGCTCTCGCGGTGATCGGGATAATGGTCTACACTCAGGTGTCGTTCATCCAATCGACCGTCGGTGAGCTCGCCCTGAGGCTCCAGAGGAGTGAGGTGAGCTTCCTCGGTTACTTCAAGTGGATTGGGGTTATTCAGCTCGTCTTTGGTTCACTGGCGACTCCCTACTATCTGAAAAGCGACAGGATAAGGCGCGGCTTCGCACTCTGGGCATGGGCGTTTATGCTGGCAGGGGGGGTATCCTTCAGGTTCCGCGATCCATACGCAGCAATACCCCTCTCGGTTATGGCCTCAGAATACATTCTAGACACGGTAATTCCCAGGATAGGCTCGCTCCTCAGGAAAACCTTCGAGGGCGTTAAGGGGCTCGGGGCAGAGTGGATAAGAAAGACGTCCCAGAAAAAATGGGCAACCTCCATCGTGGTGCTCCTCCTCCTTAGTTCGCCGGTCGTCCAGGGGTTCTATGGTGCGTACAAATACGTTGAGGCCCCCACAGTTAGCGACAGGGAAGCTTATGAGTGGATATCCCAGAACACCCCCGAGAATGCCACCATACTCGTCTGGTGGGACATGGGATACCTCCTGATTGGGAATACTAAGAGAAAGGACGTTGTAATCTGGAAAAAGGTCTATCAGGGTTTCTTCGGAGAGGCACCAACTGTAAAGGAAGCCTCAAAAGCCTATTTCGATCATGTGGTCATGTTCAGCTCATCCCAGAGGGAATGGGTGTATTATCTTATGAAAAAATACAATGTGAGTTACGTCTTTGTTGACAGAAAAAGGTACTCCTACGGTCTCGTTCGGTACGGCCTCATGGAGTACGCCGCCTACGACACCCATTTCAAGCTCGAGTTCTGCGACGGAAATTCGGTTATATACCGCTTTATTCCGGAGCCAGCTCTAAAGATGGAGCAGCCCTTCCCCATCGACTACAGCGGCAACTACTCTCCGCTTGTAGGCTTCCTGGAAAAGTTCTGGACCGGCTACAACTATGCAGACTTCGACAGCAAGTACAAGGCGTACTTCAACCTCAACGCGTGGATCTTTGACGTGTACTCCCGTCTCTACCAGAAGACAGGGGAAGAGGAATTCAAGGAGAGGGCAAACTGGCTACTCAGGTGGCTTTATTACAAGCAGATGAACAACGGTGCCTTCCCCTGGGGCGTTCCCCCGAACGACTACACCCTCTACACGGCCTATACCCTCGAACCTCTAATTGGGAGTAGCTTTGAGGGAAGCGAAAGAGCCCTCGACCTTCTCCGGGAGAGGCAGAAGGGGGACTTCTTCATGACGACCCCCAAGGACAAGAAGGGCTCCCCATTAGTCAACTCCATGCTACTCCCACTCTACAGGGAATTTGGGATACTGAACCGCACCACCGAAAGGAACGTGCTGGAGAAAGCGCTTAGCGAGCAGAAGGGGGACGGAAGCTGGAACGATAATGTTGGGACGACGACTGCAATAGCTTCGAGCCTTGCCAGGTACTACCAGCTAACAGGCAATGAAACCGTTCTGAACGCCGTCAGAAAGGCCGCAGAGTGGCTGGCAAAACAGCAGGGAGAGGACGGGAAATTGGAGGACGAGAAGTACGAGTACGCCTTCTCCCGCTCAACCTACGTCCAGATGGCCTACATATACCACGTTGCCGGCCTTAAAGATGCTGAGGAGCTCACACTCAAGTTCATTCACGAGACCTTTGACCCTAACAAAGAAGCTTCCCCATTAGATTCGGTCATCACGATGTACCGCTATTTCAGCTACGCCTACGGGAGCGACAGGGCCCTGGAGATGGTAAACGACCTCCTGAAGCTCCACCCCCTGCTTGAGTTCGGGTGA
- the ppsA gene encoding phosphoenolpyruvate synthase, which translates to MSEYKFIRWFEELGKNDVPLVGGKGANLGEMTNAGIPVPPGFCVTAEAYKYFVENVKLEDGTVLQDWIMNIIAQTNVDDSKQLQENTAKIRQKIIELPMLPEIAKEIEDAYKKLSQRFNKDAVYVAVRSSATAEDLPEASFAGQQETYLDVYGVDDVIDKVKKCWASLWTARATFYRAKQGFDHSKVYLSAVVQKMVNSETSGVMFTANPVTNDRSEIMINAAWGLGEAVVSGSVSPDEYIVEKGTWKIKEKYIAKKEVMVVRNPETGKGTVYVKVADYLGPEYVEKQVLTDEQIIEVAKMGAKIEEHYGWPQDIEWAYDKDDGKLYIVQSRPITTLKDEVKTEEAEMTEEMKVLLKGLGASPGVGAGKVVVIFDASEIDKVKEGDVLVTTMTNPDMVPAMKRASAIVTDEGGRTCHAAIVSRELGIPAVVGTKEATKVLKDGMLVTVDGTRGVVYEGIVKSLVKKEEEEKATGGQVVVAGAPLVTATEVKVNVSMPEVAERAAATGADGVGLLRAEHMILGIGAHPVKFIREGKEEELVEKLVEGIRKVVEAFYPRRVWYRTLDAPTNEFRELPGGEDEPEERNPMLGWRGIRRGLDQPELLRAEFKAIKRLVDEGYDNIGVMLPLVSHPEQIRKAKEIALSVGLVPHKDVEWGVMIETPASALIIEDLIKEGLDFVSFGTNDLTQYTLAIDRDNERVFKLYDEKHPAVLKLIENVIKTCKKYGVETSICGQAGSDPKMVKLLVRLGIDSVSANPDAVELVRKTVAREEARIRLEAARKALE; encoded by the coding sequence ATGAGCGAATACAAGTTTATAAGATGGTTTGAGGAGCTTGGAAAGAACGACGTTCCCCTCGTTGGTGGAAAGGGTGCCAACCTCGGAGAAATGACCAACGCGGGAATACCCGTTCCGCCCGGGTTCTGTGTCACCGCTGAGGCCTACAAGTACTTCGTCGAGAATGTCAAGCTCGAAGACGGTACCGTCCTCCAGGACTGGATTATGAACATCATAGCCCAGACCAACGTTGATGACTCAAAGCAGCTTCAGGAGAACACCGCCAAGATCAGGCAGAAGATAATCGAGCTCCCGATGCTCCCCGAGATAGCCAAGGAGATAGAGGACGCTTACAAGAAGCTCAGCCAGAGGTTCAACAAGGACGCCGTTTACGTCGCGGTTCGCTCCTCAGCTACCGCCGAGGACCTTCCGGAGGCTTCCTTTGCCGGCCAGCAGGAGACCTACCTCGACGTCTACGGCGTTGACGACGTCATAGACAAGGTCAAGAAGTGCTGGGCCAGCCTCTGGACTGCCAGGGCTACCTTCTACAGGGCCAAGCAGGGCTTCGACCACAGCAAGGTCTACCTCTCAGCCGTCGTCCAGAAGATGGTCAACAGCGAGACCAGCGGTGTTATGTTCACCGCCAACCCGGTCACCAACGACAGGAGCGAGATCATGATCAACGCCGCCTGGGGTCTCGGTGAGGCCGTCGTCAGCGGCAGCGTTTCCCCGGACGAGTACATTGTCGAGAAGGGCACCTGGAAGATAAAGGAGAAGTACATCGCCAAGAAGGAAGTTATGGTCGTCCGCAACCCGGAGACCGGCAAGGGTACCGTCTACGTTAAGGTCGCCGACTACCTCGGGCCGGAATACGTCGAGAAGCAGGTTCTCACCGACGAGCAGATCATAGAGGTTGCCAAGATGGGTGCCAAGATCGAGGAGCACTACGGCTGGCCGCAGGACATCGAGTGGGCCTACGACAAGGACGACGGTAAGCTCTACATCGTCCAGAGCAGGCCGATAACAACGCTCAAGGATGAGGTTAAGACGGAGGAGGCTGAGATGACCGAGGAGATGAAGGTTCTTCTCAAGGGTCTTGGAGCTTCACCCGGCGTTGGTGCCGGTAAGGTCGTCGTCATATTCGACGCCAGCGAGATTGACAAGGTCAAGGAAGGAGATGTCCTCGTCACCACCATGACCAACCCGGACATGGTTCCGGCCATGAAGAGGGCAAGCGCCATCGTCACCGACGAGGGCGGAAGGACCTGCCACGCCGCCATCGTTAGCAGGGAGCTTGGCATCCCGGCCGTCGTCGGTACCAAGGAGGCCACCAAGGTCCTCAAGGACGGCATGCTCGTCACCGTTGACGGTACCAGGGGTGTCGTCTACGAGGGCATAGTCAAGAGCCTCGTTAAGAAGGAGGAGGAAGAGAAAGCAACCGGTGGCCAGGTCGTCGTTGCCGGTGCCCCGCTCGTCACCGCCACCGAGGTCAAGGTCAACGTCTCAATGCCCGAGGTTGCCGAGAGGGCAGCTGCCACCGGCGCCGATGGTGTTGGTCTCCTCAGGGCCGAGCACATGATCCTCGGCATCGGTGCCCACCCGGTCAAGTTCATCAGGGAGGGCAAGGAGGAGGAGCTTGTTGAGAAGCTCGTCGAGGGCATCAGGAAGGTCGTCGAGGCCTTCTACCCGAGGCGTGTCTGGTACAGGACCCTCGATGCCCCGACCAACGAGTTCCGCGAGCTTCCGGGCGGAGAGGACGAGCCGGAAGAGAGGAACCCGATGCTCGGCTGGCGCGGAATAAGGCGCGGTCTCGACCAGCCGGAGCTCCTCAGGGCCGAGTTCAAGGCCATCAAGAGGCTCGTCGACGAGGGCTACGACAACATAGGCGTCATGCTCCCGCTCGTCAGCCACCCCGAGCAGATAAGGAAGGCCAAGGAGATAGCCCTCTCAGTTGGCCTCGTCCCGCACAAGGACGTCGAGTGGGGTGTCATGATCGAGACCCCGGCCAGTGCCCTCATCATCGAGGACCTCATCAAGGAGGGCCTTGACTTCGTCAGCTTCGGCACCAACGACCTCACCCAGTACACCCTCGCCATCGACAGGGATAACGAGCGCGTCTTCAAGCTCTACGACGAGAAGCACCCGGCAGTGCTCAAGCTCATCGAGAACGTCATCAAGACCTGCAAGAAGTACGGCGTCGAGACCAGCATCTGCGGCCAGGCCGGAAGCGACCCGAAGATGGTCAAGCTCCTCGTCAGGCTCGGCATCGACAGCGTCAGCGCCAACCCGGACGCGGTCGAGCTCGTCAGGAAGACCGTCGCCAGGGAGGAGGCCAGGATCAGGCTCGAGGCCGCCAGGAAGGCCCTCGAGTGA